A genomic region of Arachis stenosperma cultivar V10309 chromosome 9, arast.V10309.gnm1.PFL2, whole genome shotgun sequence contains the following coding sequences:
- the LOC130951915 gene encoding membrane protein PM19L produces MATVGRNVAAPLLFLNLVMYFIVLGFASWCLNKFINGQTNHPSFGGNGATMFFLTFSMLAAVLGIVSKFLGGNHIRTWRNDSLAAAGATSVVAWAVTALAFGLACKQINIGGHRGWRLRIVEAFIIILTFTQLLYLLLIHAGLYSTRYGPGYRDSDYGVGGATTGDPMHKGTGVPTSTSRV; encoded by the exons aTGGCAACGGTTGGAAGGAATGTGGCAGCTCCTCTGCTGTTTCTGAACTTGGTCATGTATTTCATTGTTCTTGGCTTTGCTAGCTGGTGCCTCAACAAGTTCATCAATGGCCAAACTAATCACCCCA GTTTTGGAGGAAATGGTGCAACCATGTTCTTCTTGACGTTCTCTATGCTAGCGGCGGTTCTTGGAATAGTGTCCAAATTCTTAGGCGGCAACCACATTAGAACATGGAGGAATGACAGCTTGGCAGCTGCCGGAGCCACTTCAGTTGTTGCCTGGGCTGTCACGGCTCTTGCCTTTGG CTTGGCATGCAAGCAGATAAACATAGGAGGACATAGAGGGTGGAGGTTGAGGATTGTGGAGGCGTTCATAATCATTCTCACGTTTACACAATTGCTTTACTTGTTGCTTATCCATGCTGGCTTGTATAGTACCAGATATGGCCCTGGCTACCGTGACTCCGACTACGGCGTAGGAGGTGCTACTACTGGAGACCCTATGCACAAGGGTACTGGTGTTCCCACTTCTACTTCTCGTGTCTGA
- the LOC130948796 gene encoding peptidyl-prolyl cis-trans isomerase-like: protein MANPRVFFDMTIGGQPAGRIIMELFADTTPRTAENFRALCTGEKGIGPCSRKPLHYKGSSFHRVIPNFMCQGGDFTAGNGTGGESIYDIKFADENFVKKHTGPGILSMANAGPNTNGSQFFICTAKTEWLDGKHVVFGQVVEGMDVVREIEKVGSSSGRTSKPVVVADCGQLS, encoded by the coding sequence ATGGCAAATCCTAGGGTGTTCTTTGACATGACCATCGGAGGCCAGCCAGCTGGCCGCATCATTATGGAGCTCTTCGCCGACACAACGCCAAGGACCGCCGAGAACTTCCGTGCACTCTGTACCGGTGAGAAGGGAATTGGCCCCTGCAGCAGGAAGCCCCTCCACTATAAGGGTTCCTCCTTCCACCGTGTCATCCCCAACTTCATGTGCCAGGGTGGTGACTTCACCGCAGGAAACGGCACCGGCGGTGAATCAATCTACGACATCAAGTTCGCTGACGAGAATTTCGTCAAGAAGCACACCGGACCGGGTATCCTGTCGATGGCGAATGCGGGTCCGAACACTAACGGATCTCAGTTCTTCATCTGCACCGCGAAGACAGAGTGGTTGGATGGGAAGCACGTTGTGTTCGGGCAGGTGGTCGAGGGCATGGATGTGGTGAGGGAGATCGAGAAGGTTGGGTCCAGCTCTGGCAGGACGTCGAAGCCGGTGGTCGTCGCTGATTGCGGTCAACTGTCTTAG